The Lysobacter capsici genome has a segment encoding these proteins:
- a CDS encoding entericidin A/B family lipoprotein: protein MKRLTALLLLALFSMGTLSACNTVAGAGKDVKKAGEKVEQKAEEVRDGK, encoded by the coding sequence ATGAAGCGTTTGACTGCCCTGTTGCTGCTGGCCCTGTTCTCGATGGGCACCCTGAGTGCTTGCAACACCGTGGCCGGCGCCGGTAAGGACGTGAAGAAGGCCGGCGAAAAGGTCGAGCAGAAGGCCGAAGAAGTACGCGACGGCAAATAA
- the rocF gene encoding arginase translates to MNRTYPPVSLIGAPTDVGAGHRGARLGPEALRIAGLGEALAARGVDVVDRGNLDGPRNPWQKPVEGYRHLPEVVTWNRLVMDAVGAELRAGRMPILLGGDHCLGLGSITAVANYCRETGKQLRVLWLDAHADFNTSQVTPSGNIHGMPVSCLCGIGPQELTTLGGPAPAMRAEDIRQIGIRSVDPGEKQLIQQHGLDVYDMRYIDEIGMKRVMEEALEGVDDNTHLHVSFDVDFLDPSIAPGVGTTVPGGPNYREAQLVMEMIADSGRLASLDIVELNPILDKRNRTAKLSVDLVESLFGKSTLMRE, encoded by the coding sequence ATGAATCGTACCTATCCCCCGGTTTCGTTGATCGGTGCGCCGACCGACGTCGGTGCCGGCCATCGCGGCGCGCGTCTGGGACCCGAGGCGCTGCGCATCGCCGGTCTCGGCGAAGCCCTGGCCGCGCGCGGCGTCGACGTGGTCGATCGAGGCAATCTCGACGGCCCGCGCAATCCCTGGCAGAAACCGGTCGAAGGCTATCGCCATCTGCCCGAAGTGGTGACCTGGAACCGTCTGGTGATGGACGCGGTCGGCGCGGAACTGCGCGCCGGACGCATGCCGATCCTGCTCGGCGGCGATCACTGCCTGGGGCTCGGCTCGATCACCGCGGTGGCGAACTACTGCCGCGAAACCGGCAAGCAGCTGCGCGTGCTGTGGCTCGACGCGCACGCCGATTTCAACACCAGCCAGGTCACCCCGTCGGGCAATATCCACGGCATGCCGGTGTCGTGTCTGTGCGGCATCGGCCCGCAGGAACTGACCACGCTCGGCGGCCCGGCGCCGGCGATGCGCGCCGAGGACATTCGCCAGATCGGCATCCGCTCGGTCGATCCGGGCGAGAAGCAATTGATCCAGCAACACGGTCTGGACGTGTACGACATGCGCTACATCGACGAGATCGGCATGAAGCGGGTGATGGAGGAAGCGCTGGAAGGCGTGGACGACAACACCCATCTGCATGTGAGCTTCGATGTCGACTTCCTCGACCCGAGCATCGCTCCGGGCGTGGGCACCACGGTGCCGGGCGGTCCGAACTATCGCGAAGCGCAGCTGGTGATGGAGATGATCGCCGACAGCGGACGGCTCGCGTCGCTGGACATCGTCGAACTCAATCCGATCCTCGACAAGCGCAACCGCACCGCCAAACTGTCGGTGGACCTGGTCGAAAGCCTGTTCGGAAAATCCACCTTGATGCGCGAGTGA